A DNA window from Candidatus Hydrogenedentota bacterium contains the following coding sequences:
- a CDS encoding sugar phosphate isomerase/epimerase: protein MKVGIQSYTFRKFDLENALKRTKELGLTYAEFFRDHIKPTGTAEQHAAAKKLCAEYGVTPLAFGVERFTKNHDANKKLFDFAMRLGMKYLSADPDPDSFDSLDKLVEETKIAIAIHPHGPSGGNRKHRWYSADVIMAAVKDHHPLIGTCLDTGHLIRMGQPPFNSPLDPAEQVRKMGARNFGLHLKDHDNKRRTDVPFGDRTGTLDVPGVLLALKEVKFGGYISIEYEANPDDPSADVKKCVAYLKEAIAKLG from the coding sequence AAAGTCGGCATCCAGTCGTACACCTTCCGCAAGTTCGATCTGGAAAACGCCCTCAAGCGGACCAAAGAACTCGGTCTCACCTACGCGGAGTTCTTCCGCGATCACATCAAGCCAACCGGCACGGCAGAGCAGCACGCCGCAGCCAAGAAACTGTGTGCTGAGTACGGAGTGACGCCGCTCGCATTCGGCGTGGAACGGTTCACCAAGAACCACGACGCCAATAAGAAGCTATTCGACTTCGCCATGCGTCTCGGAATGAAGTATTTAAGTGCGGACCCCGACCCGGATAGCTTCGACAGCCTGGACAAACTCGTCGAAGAGACCAAAATCGCGATTGCAATTCACCCGCACGGCCCGAGCGGCGGCAACCGCAAACATCGCTGGTACTCAGCCGACGTGATTATGGCGGCAGTCAAGGACCACCATCCCTTGATCGGGACATGTCTGGATACAGGCCACCTGATTCGCATGGGTCAACCGCCATTCAACAGCCCACTCGATCCAGCCGAACAAGTGCGGAAGATGGGTGCCCGCAACTTCGGACTGCACCTAAAGGATCATGACAACAAGCGGCGGACTGACGTACCGTTCGGCGACAGGACGGGCACATTGGACGTGCCCGGCGTGTTACTGGCGCTCAAGGAAGTGAAGTTTGGGGGGTATATCAGCATTGAGTACGAGGCGAACCCGGACGACCCATCAGCGGATGTGAAGAAGTGTGTGGCGTACCTCAAGGAGGCGATCGCCAAGCTCGGCTGA
- a CDS encoding ferredoxin--NADP reductase: MTPEEIAAARARRYNATVVHLHRVHSDLMVLRVRPDFPRPAYKPGQYVTLGLGNWEPRTPGCQDEQLADEDHAKVVRRSYSISSSIYSSPGILRDMTQDDWLEFYVVLVREGELGGRVPALTPRLFELNEGDRLQIGERIVGHFTLDPVKDGDTVLFLGTGTGEAPHNHMVWELLRRGHAGSIVQACCVRFLRDLGYLTTQQRLMEQFPQYKYLPLATREPGLSKKAYIQDLLVAGELDTAAGGRLDPASTHVYLCGNPKMIGVPVKNKTTGERTYPEPIGVIQLLEERGFVADQAAIKLKGNVHFEEYW, from the coding sequence ATGACCCCGGAAGAAATCGCCGCAGCCCGCGCGCGTCGGTACAACGCGACCGTTGTTCACCTGCACAGGGTCCACTCAGACCTGATGGTGTTGCGGGTGCGGCCGGATTTTCCACGGCCGGCGTACAAGCCTGGTCAATACGTCACGCTTGGCCTTGGCAACTGGGAACCGCGCACACCTGGCTGTCAGGACGAACAACTCGCGGACGAGGACCATGCAAAGGTTGTGCGTCGATCGTACTCCATCTCCTCGTCCATTTATTCGTCGCCAGGTATTCTGCGTGACATGACTCAGGACGACTGGTTGGAATTCTACGTCGTCCTCGTTCGGGAAGGGGAGTTGGGCGGACGGGTGCCGGCACTGACACCACGGCTATTCGAGCTAAACGAAGGGGACCGGCTCCAGATCGGAGAACGAATCGTCGGCCATTTCACACTGGACCCGGTGAAAGATGGTGACACGGTGCTTTTTCTGGGCACCGGCACAGGCGAAGCGCCACACAATCACATGGTCTGGGAACTGCTTCGTCGTGGGCACGCAGGCTCCATAGTGCAGGCCTGCTGTGTCCGCTTTTTGCGTGATCTCGGCTACCTGACGACACAACAACGGTTGATGGAACAGTTCCCACAGTACAAGTACCTGCCCTTGGCTACCCGAGAACCAGGGTTGAGCAAAAAGGCATACATCCAGGACTTGCTCGTGGCAGGCGAGTTGGACACTGCTGCAGGAGGCCGATTGGATCCGGCCAGTACCCATGTTTATCTCTGTGGCAACCCGAAGATGATCGGGGTTCCGGTCAAAAACAAGACCACCGGCGAACGGACGTACCCGGAACCGATCGGTGTGATTCAGCTTCTGGAGGAGCGTGGATTTG